GGCAAACTCCGCCTGTGCCTCCTGCGTCCAGGTCCCGCTGCGCCAGCCTTCGATCGGTTTCCCTGCCGATTGCGGTATGAATTCGGTGATATGCAGCGGCAGTCCGAATCTCGCCAGATCGTCGAGCGCCTCTTTGAACTGGGAAGGGGAAAACCACATTTCGCGCGGTTCATGGGCCTGAATCCCGATACCCCTGACCGGCACGCCTCGATCCAGAAGTATCCCAAGCAACTCGCAAAACTTCGCGCGTACCTCGGGCCGGGCGATCATGAAGAACTCGTTCAGGATGAAATTGCCCTCAGGATTGGCCTCGGCGGCGTTCCGGAAGGCCCGCTCAACCCAGGGAACGATCTCGCCGACCTGGACCTGACTCACGTGATAGCGCTTTCCTGAAGCGATCTCCCAGTCGGTGTTGGCGGGATCGAGCATTGCCGTCTCCCACGGGACAGTCGTTACGGGTTCATTCACGACATCCCACATATCGATACGCCCCTGCCAACCTCCGACCAGATTACGAATTCGCGCGTCGAGCAAGGAAGTCGCCGCCTCATCCGGCAATGCCAGCAGCCAGTTCGGGGTACCGGCCGGATGCGTCCAAGCTAACGGGTGTCCTTTCACGGTGAGATTCTGCTGAACGCACCAGGAAAGAAAGCCATCGAGCTCCTGCCATTGGGGACGTCCCTGCTCCGGCTCATACCCGGCCCAATAAACCTTCACAATCGTGAAGTTGAAGAGGTCGACAAAGAGTTCTCTGAAACGTGCAGCCTCATCCGGACTGAATTTCGGAGACAGCGCTCCGTCGCTGAGCGCCCCAAACAGGAAATCCTGCGAGATCTGATCGACCCTCACCCGGGCACCTGCGATCGGTCTCATTTCTTCATCGTGAAAAGACAGTCCGGCCACGCTCTTCCTCACGTTCTCAATATTCATGCGAGCCTCTCCCAATATCTGATCCTCAACCACCGGGTCGTAGGTCGCGGACGACCGGGTCTGGCCCGAGGATGGATGCACCATGGCACTGAAGCCCATGGAGACAACGATCAGCTTCATCATCCGAAATCCAGACATCCGTAAGAGAAGTCCATCGTGACCAACCGACTCACGGAAGCCAATCCAATTCAAATCCGTACTCCATCGACCAGCGGCAAAGCCGCCAATCTCCTCCGAAGGTCGCGCCCTCTGAAATCTGACCTCAGATCTCAGACCGCTGACCTCTTCTTCAAAGTCTCCGCCCTTCGTCCTCCGTCCACCAGCGGCCATGCCGCTCCTCCCTCGCCTGACCACCGACCTCCGACCTCAGACCGCTGACCTCTTCCCAAAACAGTCTACCCTCCCCAATCCCACCTCCACGAAGACCCGCACTTCAGTGAAAACCCTGACCAAGGCATCGCGATCACCCCGATCGATGCGTTCCCGGGTCACCTTCCGATTGACCCGACCCGTATCCATGTAAACCTGCCATGATGGCTCGGGCGAAGCGGATTCACATCCTGGCAGTTCTCATCGCCCAGTCCGCAACCCGCCTCCTTGGTCAGGCCACCGATTGCCAGACCCCGGTTCTCTACGCCACCAACATCATCTGCGAGAGCACTTTTCTACCGCTTGAGCTGCAGGGGTTTTCCGAATACACGCAGCCGACGGATCCGGATGAGGCACCCCGCAAGTATCTGGTCGAACGCTGGTCCGGAGTTCGAACACTGCATCATGTCCACAGCGGGGGTTCCTTCGTTCAGGACCTGGCCTTCAGCGGTGAATGGCGCTTCGAGGCCACCACCCCCGCCGATCAATCGACCAAGACGATCGACTACCATATCCTGCGCTACGCGACCGGCACGACCGAAACCGGTTCCTGTACAAGCCTTCGCACCGGCATCAACGGCCTCCCCGGCGGAAACTGCGGTTCCGATTACTGCGGCGAGTTCACCGTCAACGCGACGACGCGCGGTTTCAGTCCGACCCCATCAGGTTCAAGCTGCGCCAATGGGTTCGGCTATTACTGGACATCCGAGGACACCGTATTCGAGGAACTGCTGGAACAGGATACTGAGGAAAACGCCATGGTCCGGGCCGAAGCCCTGGCCACCACGGGAACCTCAAGCCATTCGTTCGCCAACGACTTCGAGCGAAACTGGGACCCGTTCGACCGCACCAGGCCAGTACCCTTCCACGCCCAAAAGGTCCGGTTCTTTGCCCTCTTCCCACCGACCTGTCCGGGCACCTACACCGTCGTCTATCTCTACCACCGCTGGGCCATCGGTGAAGAACGCCCTGAAGAGCCAAACCACGCCGTGTCGGATACCGTTGAATTCTCCGATTGGAGCTCACGAGCCCCGGGCCCGACCGATTGGATCGAGATCCCTCTCGAGAAGGGTATGAACATGGAGATCGCAGGCGCCCTCATCTACGGATCCTGCGACTCCCCAACCACCGGTTTAGCCTCCGACCGCCTGCCCGACGTCGACTTCAATGTTCCACTGGGCGCCGACCCCGCCGGTAACCCCTATGGCTTGCTCACCATGCGCTCGCCCACTGTAGATCCCGCCCTCGGCGACGCCGGTTCCTTGCAGGTCGTCAATCCCAACCCCGCCAATGTCCAGGTCGACCGGGATACCGACGGCAGGATCCGCTCAGTCCGAACGCCCGGGCGCATCACCACCGTGACGCCCCTCGGCACGGATCGGTTCCGCATTGATCACTACAGAGGCGCGTCCGAAGTTCCCGAACCGGGCACAGAGGCATCCTCCACCCAGGAGGTCTCGTTTGCCGAGGGCGAGGAAAGCCGATCCCTGCGGATCACCGAGGAAAGCTCCGGACGGACGACCATCCGGGAATACCGCGAACTTCTTTCGGACGGACAGATGGAACTGGTCGAGGGAGACGGCCTGCGGTGGGAAGGTCTTGAGCGGTCAGTTGCCGAAGACGGCGTTGTCACCGAGACCTATTCCACTTTCGACCTTGAGGGAAACCTCGTATCCAGAAGACTGGAACGCTTCCGGGAGTTTCCCTGGGGACGCTCGCTCGTGGAAACAGTGGCCGATCCGGATGGCGACGCCCTCACCGCCACCATCGCCTATTATGACGACCCTTTGTCGGACGGAGCCGCCTTCGGCCAGATCCGTCTGCGGACCGATCCGACCGGCCATTGGTTCCGCTACGAATACAACGACGAAGGCAGAATCAGCCGCCTGGTCGAACCGTTCCTCAATGCACCCCCGGATGCCGCCCTCACCGATTCCATCGAACGCAGGTTCACCTACGCCTCCATCCCCGATCTTGACGGCGATGGCTCCGAGGAGCTTCTCGAAACGATCGAGACCCGGGTCAAGGATCGGCTCACCGGCCGAAGCTTCACGATCAAACTCTCCGATACCGGCAGCACGGACGGCCAGCCGACCCGGGAATCGTGGGAGATGATTGCCACCGGGTCCGAAGCCGATTGGGACGATCCGTCGAACCTCAAGACCGTGCGAACAACCATCGACGATGGCCCCTTCATCGGTCGGGAGATTGAGGTCCGCTATCCGGATGGGCTCCTTGTCGTCAATCACTACAGCCAATCCGGCGGCCTTCTCACTGTCACCACAGAGGTGGGAACAGATCCCGATGAAGAGGGACATCCGGAGACAGGGACCCTCACTGTCCGGACCACCGATCAGGAGGGAAACCTGCTGGTGGAGGAGGCACGCGATATCGCAACCGGCACCCTGACCTTCCGGCGCACGGCGACTGCAACCGATTCTCTCGGCCGGCCCATCCGATTCGAGTTCCTTGACGGCAGCAGCGAAACCATGACCTACAACTGCTGTGGCCCGAGCGTCACAACCGATCCGAACGGCCTGTCTGTTTACCATGAATACGACGTCCTCGGCCGTGTCTCCGCACGAACCTCGGCCGGCATCCGCACGGAGTATGACTACGATGCCGACAATCGGGTGATTGCCCGACGAACGATTGATCCTGTCGGAGAGAACGAAAGCACTCTCCTCAGCCGGTTCGATCACGCCGGGCGCCCCAGGGTCCGGGTCGACGCCGAGGGCCGGGAGCAGACGACCGCCTACTCCGTCCTGGAGGACGGAAGCCGGGTCGAGCTTGTCACCCATCGGGATGGATCGACATCCCGGACGGTCAAAGCACGCGATGGACGCCCGATCCGGGTTGACGGTACCCGCCAGAACCCGAAGCGTTTTGACTACGGTGTCGGCGAGAAGGGCTTCTTCTCCCGCGAAATCCGCATCGGCGAAGACGACGCCGAAACCGAATGGATCACCACCTGGTTCGATTTCGCCGCCCGACCCTACCTCGTCGAATACGCGGACGGTTCGCGGGAGACGCGGGGCTACGACGGCAAAGGGAACCTCATCGCATTGACCGACCGTGACGGTGTCCGCACCCTCTTTGACTCCGACCCGGCTGGATTCGTCTCCATCGTTGCCATCGATCAGAATGGAAACGGGCAGATCGACTTCGCAGGTTCCGACCGGGTAACCCGAACCACCCGCTCCTACCTGGCTGAAGAGAGCCAGGCCATCGAGCGGACCACGGTCGAACGATGGACGCAAACGGGAGAGGATTCGCCGGAGGTGGTGCAGGTCTCCGATCGATGGCTCACGCAACGCAAGGAGAGAACCACGATCGGTGATCACGTCACCGTGTCCCTCACTCAACTGCAGCCCAATGGCGATCTACTGATCACCCGGACGGCGACCGACGCCCCCACCCTTCGCACCACCTGGCGGGACGGAAATCAGGTGCGGCAACAGGTGATCGGCGCCGAGGCCAAGGTCTTGCGCGAGATCCGCTATGACTACGACGGGATTGGGCGAATGGTTGAAATGGTCGATTCCCAAGCCGGGTCAGCCACCGCCGGATACGACCGGGACAACCGTCTGACGACGATCGCCCATACCGTGGTCGAGCCGGACGATTCATTGAGCACCCGGACAACCCGTTATGAGTACGACATCGAGGGACGTCCGATCCGGATCATCCTGCCCGAAGGCTCGACCGAGACCCGCTCCTATAACAGTCTGGGCAACCTGGAGCGGCTCGAGGCGCCACGCCAGCCCTTGATCGAGCTTCAACACGATTCACAGGGGCGGCGCACCGCAATCCGCACGACACTATCCGATTCCGGTGACACCGCGACCACACGTTGGCAGATCGATCCCTCCACCGGGCGACCGACCTCCAGGGAATTCCCCGACGAAACCTTCCTCAAGACTGAGACATCCCCAGCCGGTCGACCATCCGTTCGGACAAAGGCGGACGGCGAAACCATCACCCTGAGCCGTGACTCGTCCGCCAATCTCCTCTCCATCGCCTACTCCGACCAGACACCGGACGTCGTCATCGCCCGCGACCGACTAGGCCGCGCCATGACCATCACCGATGCCCTCGGAACGGTCGAACTGACCTACGACGGTCTGGATCAGATCGTCAACGAAGCCCGCTCGCTTGACGGGCAACACGAAGCCGCACTCAGTCGGGACTTCGATGCGGTCGGCAGACCCACCGCCCTGCGCCTTGAGCTGGACGAAGCCAGGATTCTGGATACCACACTGGACTACGATCCGGAAGGGCGCGTTCAGGAGATCGTTCATCAGGGCAGTCCGATCGGGTTTATCCGGGACGAGCACGGACGAGTCATTTCAATAACGGTTCTCACGGATACTGGCCCCGGGCCACGGCTCGGGATCAAGCGCAACGGCTTCGGCGAGGTGCTCGCCGTCACCACCTCACTTTCGGACACCGGGTCCACCACCCTCACCACCGTGGAGCGCGACCCGTCGGGGCGCATCACCTCCCGGACCTCACCATTCCGGGAGGAATGGACAATGGGCAACGACACCAGGGGTTGGCTCTCCCAGGCGACCCGAAGACTCAGCGACGGAACCGAATTAACAACCCGCTACGAACGGGATGAGGCAGGCAACCTCACACGTCAGATCACCGGGGAATCCGCACAACTGGAGGAATCGGCAAACCACCTGAATCAATTGGTCACGCGACAGGTTCCCGACGCCCACAGGATCGAAGGAACGGCCCACCCAGATGCCATCGTCTCAGTCAACCGGACCCGCGTCGAACGTCAGGACTCGGAATTCCGGATCTCCATTCCTGTCGATCCCGCCGAGGCTCCGATTTGGCAGGAAATCGAGGTTATCGCGGTATTGCCCGAGGCCGGTCCCGAACATCAGGACGCGGTCAGCACCACCCACCTGCATCGATTCACTCCCGGAGCCCCGGAGACCTTCGATTACGACGACGACGGGCGACTCATCCGGGACGGACGCTGGGACTATCAATGGGACGCCGAAGATCGGCTCACCGCCATGCAGACCCGGGAGGACGTCTTCAAGGCGATCGAAGACCCCACCTTTCCTCAGACCAGACTCGAGTTTGCCTACGATTCCCTGAACCGTCGTATCCGGAAGCGTGTCTCGGAACGTCCGTCGACTGACGCAACCTGGGACATCCGGGCGGAAACCGGATTCGTTTACGATGGCTGGAAACTGGTGGCCGAACTGGACCTCCTCGACGCCTCAAGCATTATCCGGTCCTACGCCTGGGGAGAAGACCTGAGCGGCTCCCTCGATGGCGCCCACGGCGTGGGCGGTCTCGTCCTGATCCACGATCACCAGAGCAACACGAGCTTCATGGTCTGCTCCGACCCGATGGGCAACATCGTCGCACTGGTCGACACGGAAACCGGCGAAGTTGCCGGACGATACGAATATGCCCCCTATGGCGAAATCCTCCGATCCTCCGGCATCCCCGCAAGCAACAACCCGATCCGCTTCAGTTCCCGCTACCAGGACGACGAAACCGGCCTGGTCTATTTCGGGCGGCGCTACTATTCCCCGGCAACGGGACGCTGGCTCTCCCGCGACCCACTCGGTGAAGATGCCGGCCCCAATCTCTACGCCTACGCGGAAAACGATCCCGTCAACCAAATCGACCCCATCGGCGAAAACGTCTACGCCGTCACCCGTCCCCTTAGGACTACAGGCCTCGGTTGGGCATCGCCCGCCCTTGTCCACGTCTACTTGGCCTTCGACAACGTCGGAGTCGACAAAGCCCGCTGGGCGAACGAGGTTCAGCGTCTCAATCAGGGATCAGGTCTCATAGACCCAAGTTCGAACCTTCCTTACTCGGCAAACCCTAACGCTACACAAACGTTTTCCTTTCATCCGGATTCGATTCGTTCCGGGGACACCAGATTGAACCGACTCTGGACGGCCACTACAGAGAGTTCATATGTTGCCTACAACGACCGATCGGATGTTGATCCCTTCGATTTGAGATCATCTACTGGCTCAGATGTCCGTGCCTATCGCATCCCGGTACGAGACACCGTAGAACAGGTTCGCCTCTACCAGGCAGCCATCGCATCGAGAAACATCAACAACTACCACCCCGAAACCTTCCACCCCGCTCTCTACGCATTCACCCGATTCAACTGCGGTTCCTGGGTTCAACACATCCTGGAATCCAACGGTCATTCCTTTCCGCTTGAATACCGGATGGGCGGACTGACCAACCTTGGGGTCGGCTCTGATTATCACATGGGTAAACCCATGCGCGATTTCACCGATTTTTATGATGGGAACTTCGAGTTCTTCGAGGCAGCGCGCTCGACCCTTCAAAACATGGGCGCCAGTATCGACATCCTTCAACGGTCCATTTCCAAGAGCCCAAAGTTCCCAGGAGGAATCGATTCATCCGACCTAAGCCAGCATCTCATGCTCCACCCGTTCATCCAATGATCAGTCGTCTGAAAGTAGCAACCACGGCAATGGCCGTCCTCTGCCTCATTCTTGGTTGCCGAAGCGGGAAGGTCATTCGGGAGGACTTCGCTAATCTCCAGCGGGTTGAAATCGCAGAGGCCGGAATATCGTTCCTCTTCCCACCCGATCATTCGAAGCTCGCTCTTCAACTCCCAAATGGGATGTCTGCATACCTGAATCCTGTGGATGAATACCCAGAACTCGGTCAGGATGCACGAGCGATGATGAAGATCTATTTCAAAAGGGATTCAGTACCTCCGTTCGATCTCTCGGAGTTGGACAGGTTGACAGGCGGACATGGTCCCGATGCACCTTGGGCGGTTTTCAGAAGGGTAATCCAATGTGACCCGTCAGAATACTGGCACCTAGAAATCGATGTCGGACGTTACTCCATTGACGGACACGAATACTTCGAAGAGGACATTGAAATCGCCAAGCGGATTCTCGAATCGGTCGAGTGTCTGCCATAGACGCAGCGGCGTCCGCTTGATCGGATTCAGGGGAGACTTCCCCTAGACCGCGCCTAAGCCGTTCCCGGCCTGATAACAAGGAGCGATCTCGTCCCGGCATACTGACAAGAAGCCGGACGACCTCCGACCACCAGCGGCGAAGCCGCACCCTCCGACCTCCGACCTCCGACCTCGGGTCGCTGACCTCTTCCCCTCCACCGTCCACAGTCCACAGTCGACCGTCCACCAGCGGCAAAGCCGCAAATCCCCTCCGAAAGCCGCGCCCTCCGCCGACCAGCGGAATAGCCGCTGCCCAGGCGTAGCATCACGGGGACTGACGTCCTACAGATACGGATTCACGACCCGGACCGACCCGAAGACCTGACCATGATTCAGATCCTCGGAGTAGACCACCCGGGATCCCAACCGGCCGGCCGCCACCAGGATGGCGGAATCCCAGTAAGAAATCCGATTCCTGATGGATCCGAGGACTCCCTCCATGACCAGATCCGCATCCGTGACCACAACGGGCAAGCGGCTCAGTTTTTCGACGAACACGGCAGCCTTGCCCGGTTCGAGAGGTGTTTCCAGCTTGCGGGTGACGGTGACAAAGAACTCCTGCAGAACCTGCGCGGACACCCCGAAGTCGAGTGACTCCATGAGATCCAGGCTGATCTCACGCTTGCGGACGTTCTCCGGGTCCGAATCGACCGAATAGACCAGGATATTGGTATCCAGGAAAAACTCAGCGATCATGCAGGTTCTCCCGACTCCAGCGACTGGAACCAATCCGGGCATCCGAGTTCCGACTCAGTGCGACCAATTCGCGCCGCATTTCAGCCCGGCGATCCCCCGTCTTCGCCAGATCCGCCAGGAACTCCCGAACCAACGAATTGACGGAAGTCGCCCGTTCAGCCGCCACCCGGCGAGCGATCTCGAGATCCTTTTCCTCAACCCGCAATGTCAGATTCTTCATAATGCACACATTACGTGCATTACGTGCACAGTCAACCCCATCTCAAGCCACACGGACCCAATGAATAAGGGAATGCCCCCTAAGTGAATTCGTCCGCCTGCCCCTCTCACCCTTACCCCTTACCACTTCCCCAAAGCCGTCCACCGTCCTCCGTCCACTTCCCACCGACA
This sequence is a window from Opitutaceae bacterium. Protein-coding genes within it:
- a CDS encoding endo-1,4-beta-xylanase, which codes for MMKLIVVSMGFSAMVHPSSGQTRSSATYDPVVEDQILGEARMNIENVRKSVAGLSFHDEEMRPIAGARVRVDQISQDFLFGALSDGALSPKFSPDEAARFRELFVDLFNFTIVKVYWAGYEPEQGRPQWQELDGFLSWCVQQNLTVKGHPLAWTHPAGTPNWLLALPDEAATSLLDARIRNLVGGWQGRIDMWDVVNEPVTTVPWETAMLDPANTDWEIASGKRYHVSQVQVGEIVPWVERAFRNAAEANPEGNFILNEFFMIARPEVRAKFCELLGILLDRGVPVRGIGIQAHEPREMWFSPSQFKEALDDLARFGLPLHITEFIPQSAGKPIEGWRSGTWTQEAQAEFAEEIYTQAFGHPAVASINWWSFSDRDTWLEGGGLVDENLNPKPAYRLLKKLIRDDWMTREVDLVTDSTGAVEFSGFHGRYRVEVVLPGGDAKSMEIHLERGGENTWQFEM
- a CDS encoding RHS repeat-associated core domain-containing protein, giving the protein MMARAKRIHILAVLIAQSATRLLGQATDCQTPVLYATNIICESTFLPLELQGFSEYTQPTDPDEAPRKYLVERWSGVRTLHHVHSGGSFVQDLAFSGEWRFEATTPADQSTKTIDYHILRYATGTTETGSCTSLRTGINGLPGGNCGSDYCGEFTVNATTRGFSPTPSGSSCANGFGYYWTSEDTVFEELLEQDTEENAMVRAEALATTGTSSHSFANDFERNWDPFDRTRPVPFHAQKVRFFALFPPTCPGTYTVVYLYHRWAIGEERPEEPNHAVSDTVEFSDWSSRAPGPTDWIEIPLEKGMNMEIAGALIYGSCDSPTTGLASDRLPDVDFNVPLGADPAGNPYGLLTMRSPTVDPALGDAGSLQVVNPNPANVQVDRDTDGRIRSVRTPGRITTVTPLGTDRFRIDHYRGASEVPEPGTEASSTQEVSFAEGEESRSLRITEESSGRTTIREYRELLSDGQMELVEGDGLRWEGLERSVAEDGVVTETYSTFDLEGNLVSRRLERFREFPWGRSLVETVADPDGDALTATIAYYDDPLSDGAAFGQIRLRTDPTGHWFRYEYNDEGRISRLVEPFLNAPPDAALTDSIERRFTYASIPDLDGDGSEELLETIETRVKDRLTGRSFTIKLSDTGSTDGQPTRESWEMIATGSEADWDDPSNLKTVRTTIDDGPFIGREIEVRYPDGLLVVNHYSQSGGLLTVTTEVGTDPDEEGHPETGTLTVRTTDQEGNLLVEEARDIATGTLTFRRTATATDSLGRPIRFEFLDGSSETMTYNCCGPSVTTDPNGLSVYHEYDVLGRVSARTSAGIRTEYDYDADNRVIARRTIDPVGENESTLLSRFDHAGRPRVRVDAEGREQTTAYSVLEDGSRVELVTHRDGSTSRTVKARDGRPIRVDGTRQNPKRFDYGVGEKGFFSREIRIGEDDAETEWITTWFDFAARPYLVEYADGSRETRGYDGKGNLIALTDRDGVRTLFDSDPAGFVSIVAIDQNGNGQIDFAGSDRVTRTTRSYLAEESQAIERTTVERWTQTGEDSPEVVQVSDRWLTQRKERTTIGDHVTVSLTQLQPNGDLLITRTATDAPTLRTTWRDGNQVRQQVIGAEAKVLREIRYDYDGIGRMVEMVDSQAGSATAGYDRDNRLTTIAHTVVEPDDSLSTRTTRYEYDIEGRPIRIILPEGSTETRSYNSLGNLERLEAPRQPLIELQHDSQGRRTAIRTTLSDSGDTATTRWQIDPSTGRPTSREFPDETFLKTETSPAGRPSVRTKADGETITLSRDSSANLLSIAYSDQTPDVVIARDRLGRAMTITDALGTVELTYDGLDQIVNEARSLDGQHEAALSRDFDAVGRPTALRLELDEARILDTTLDYDPEGRVQEIVHQGSPIGFIRDEHGRVISITVLTDTGPGPRLGIKRNGFGEVLAVTTSLSDTGSTTLTTVERDPSGRITSRTSPFREEWTMGNDTRGWLSQATRRLSDGTELTTRYERDEAGNLTRQITGESAQLEESANHLNQLVTRQVPDAHRIEGTAHPDAIVSVNRTRVERQDSEFRISIPVDPAEAPIWQEIEVIAVLPEAGPEHQDAVSTTHLHRFTPGAPETFDYDDDGRLIRDGRWDYQWDAEDRLTAMQTREDVFKAIEDPTFPQTRLEFAYDSLNRRIRKRVSERPSTDATWDIRAETGFVYDGWKLVAELDLLDASSIIRSYAWGEDLSGSLDGAHGVGGLVLIHDHQSNTSFMVCSDPMGNIVALVDTETGEVAGRYEYAPYGEILRSSGIPASNNPIRFSSRYQDDETGLVYFGRRYYSPATGRWLSRDPLGEDAGPNLYAYAENDPVNQIDPIGENVYAVTRPLRTTGLGWASPALVHVYLAFDNVGVDKARWANEVQRLNQGSGLIDPSSNLPYSANPNATQTFSFHPDSIRSGDTRLNRLWTATTESSYVAYNDRSDVDPFDLRSSTGSDVRAYRIPVRDTVEQVRLYQAAIASRNINNYHPETFHPALYAFTRFNCGSWVQHILESNGHSFPLEYRMGGLTNLGVGSDYHMGKPMRDFTDFYDGNFEFFEAARSTLQNMGASIDILQRSISKSPKFPGGIDSSDLSQHLMLHPFIQ
- a CDS encoding PIN domain-containing protein, with the translated sequence MIAEFFLDTNILVYSVDSDPENVRKREISLDLMESLDFGVSAQVLQEFFVTVTRKLETPLEPGKAAVFVEKLSRLPVVVTDADLVMEGVLGSIRNRISYWDSAILVAAGRLGSRVVYSEDLNHGQVFGSVRVVNPYL